Proteins found in one Arthrobacter pascens genomic segment:
- the ribA gene encoding GTP cyclohydrolase II: protein MTSTRGADDSHQSSYNHGPSGNGHHHGQAGNGKVPHPVSGGPIVQLPTAFGDFVAQAWTDLVTGAEHLAVSSPNPPKDGKAPLVRLHSECLTGDIFGSYRCDCGEQLAYALEMIQEYGGTLLYLRGQEGRGIGLANKIKAYALQEAGFDTVEANEQLGLPVDARCYNAAAQVLAEMGLHEVRLLSNNPDKQNRLAKAGVKVVEMVPTEVPSRDQNIRYLQTKKDRMEHRLTLDTHIATVPATGADTFDYQQD, encoded by the coding sequence ATGACGTCAACCAGGGGTGCTGACGACAGTCACCAGAGCAGCTACAACCACGGGCCGTCCGGCAATGGCCATCACCATGGACAGGCCGGAAATGGCAAGGTCCCGCATCCCGTGAGCGGCGGTCCCATTGTCCAGCTGCCCACAGCGTTTGGTGATTTTGTGGCGCAGGCATGGACAGATCTGGTTACCGGCGCCGAGCACTTAGCCGTGAGCTCGCCCAACCCGCCCAAGGACGGCAAAGCCCCGCTGGTCCGGTTGCACTCGGAGTGCCTTACCGGCGATATCTTCGGCTCCTACCGCTGCGACTGCGGTGAACAGCTGGCCTACGCCCTGGAGATGATCCAGGAGTACGGCGGAACGCTGCTGTACCTGCGCGGGCAGGAGGGGCGGGGGATCGGACTGGCCAACAAGATCAAGGCCTACGCCCTCCAGGAGGCCGGCTTCGATACCGTTGAGGCCAACGAGCAGCTGGGGCTGCCGGTGGATGCCCGCTGCTACAACGCAGCCGCCCAGGTCCTCGCCGAGATGGGCCTGCATGAGGTCCGGCTGTTGAGCAACAACCCGGATAAGCAGAACAGGCTCGCGAAGGCCGGCGTGAAGGTGGTGGAGATGGTCCCCACTGAAGTGCCCTCCCGCGACCAGAACATCCGCTACCTGCAGACCAAAAAGGACCGCATGGAGCACCGGCTGACGCTGGACACCCACATCGCAACGGTGCCCGCCACCGGGGCTGACACCTTCGACTACCAACAAGACTGA
- the ribB gene encoding 3,4-dihydroxy-2-butanone-4-phosphate synthase, with product MNGTARLVPALADALRLDPIEDAVRAMAAGRPVLVVDNEDRENEGDIIFAAQHATPALMGWTIRYSSGVICVPLSGDRADGLALPPMVAVNEDAKGTAYTVSCDAAVGVSTGISATDRALTARVLADPGAGPASVTRPGHIFPLRAVKGGVRERPGHTEAAVDLCRLAGLEPVGVIAEVVYDDGEMMRLDGLRTFAAEHGCPLISIEDLVAYLEAGAAATAENDTRALRLGGEEEKR from the coding sequence ATGAACGGCACGGCCCGGCTGGTGCCGGCGCTGGCCGATGCCCTAAGGCTTGATCCCATCGAAGACGCGGTCCGTGCCATGGCGGCGGGCAGGCCCGTGCTGGTGGTGGACAACGAGGACCGCGAAAACGAAGGCGACATCATCTTCGCAGCGCAGCATGCCACTCCGGCCCTGATGGGCTGGACCATCAGGTACTCCTCCGGCGTCATCTGCGTCCCGCTTTCCGGCGACCGCGCTGACGGCTTGGCGCTGCCGCCCATGGTGGCCGTCAACGAGGACGCCAAAGGCACGGCGTACACCGTCTCCTGCGATGCCGCCGTAGGGGTGAGCACCGGTATCTCTGCAACGGACCGGGCCTTGACCGCCCGCGTCCTGGCTGATCCGGGCGCGGGACCGGCGTCCGTGACGCGGCCCGGGCATATTTTTCCGCTCCGGGCCGTTAAGGGGGGAGTGCGTGAGCGCCCCGGCCACACCGAGGCCGCTGTGGACCTGTGCCGGCTGGCCGGCCTTGAACCCGTGGGCGTGATCGCCGAGGTTGTGTATGACGACGGTGAGATGATGCGGTTGGACGGGCTGCGGACTTTCGCCGCCGAACACGGTTGCCCCCTGATCTCGATCGAGGATCTGGTGGCCTACCTGGAAGCAGGGGCTGCGGCCACCGCGGAGAATGACACCCGGGCATTACGCCTGGGTGGAGAAGAGGAGAAACGATGA